In Myxocyprinus asiaticus isolate MX2 ecotype Aquarium Trade chromosome 8, UBuf_Myxa_2, whole genome shotgun sequence, a single genomic region encodes these proteins:
- the LOC127444925 gene encoding rhodopsin kinase GRK1-like, with the protein MDIGGLTTVVANSAYISARGSFDGTANLAASRDKKYHAKLKLPHITVCEGLRETLDLQYKSICVEQPIGKRLFQEYLETTNEYKGPCRLWKDIEEYDTAEDKDRAHKAAKILQRYMEPSVTLFCPFLPENDITKVKERHQEAADDLFVAIQASVFDFLKEVPFTFYLESMYFKRFLQWKWLEMQPVVEDWFLDFRVLGKGGFGEVSACQMRATGKLYACKKLNKKRLKKRKGYEGAMVEKRILARVHSRFIVSLAYAFQTKTELCLVMTIMNGGDLRYHIYNVDENNPGFSESRACYYAAQIIQGMEHLHQKRIIYRDLKPENVLLDNEGNVRISDLGLAVELPDDQDKTKGYAGTPGFMAPELLKGDEYDYSVDYFTLGVTLYEFIAAKGPFRTRGEKLENKEVKKRILNDPVTYPEKFSENARSICEGLLAKEVEQRLGFKNGSCEELRAHPFFSDINWRKLNTGILPPPFIPDSKTVYAKDLDDVGAFSTVKGVGLEDDDRKFFDEFASGNISIPWQEEMIETGIYGELNMWGPGGTIPNDLRRESILEQPPKSSTCTVS; encoded by the exons ATGGATATCGGCGGCCTGACCACTGTGGTGGCCAACTCGGCATACATCTCGGCCCGTGGCAGTTTCGATGGCACAGCGAACCTGGCAGCCAGTCGAGACAAGAAGTACCATGCCAAACTCAAGCTCCCTCACATCACAGTGTGTGAAGGCTTGAGAGAAACCCTGGATCTTCAGTATAAGAGCATCTGTGTTGAGCAGCCCATCGGCAAACGGCTGTTTCAAGAGTACCTGGAGACCACGAACGAGTACAAGGGCCCCTGTCGCCTCTGGAAGGACATTGAAGAGTATGACACCGCCGAAGATAAAGATCGCGCTCATAAAGCTGCTAAAATTCTCCAGCGCTACATGGAACCTTCTGTGACGCTTTTCTGCCCATTTTTACCTGAGAACGACATCACAAAAGTGAAGGAACGGCACCAGGAGGCGGCAGACGACCTGTTTGTTGCGATCCAGGCTAGTGTGTTTGACTTCCTCAAAGAGGTCCCCTTCACCTTCTATCTAGAGAGCATGTATTTCAAACGCTTTCTGCAGTGGAAGTGGCTGGAGATGCAGCCGGTAGTGGAGGACTGGTTCTTGGACTTCCGTGTTCTAGGTAAAGGTGGTTTTGGTGAGGTGTCCGCCTGTCAGATGAGGGCCACGGGAAAACTGTATGCCTGCAAGAAGCTCAACAAGAAGAGACTGAAGAAGAGGAAAGGATATGAG GGTGCTATGGTAGAGAAACGGATTCTGGCTCGAGTTCACAGTAGATTTATCGTGTCATTGGCTTACGCCTTCCAGACTAAGACTGAACTCTGCCTGGTGATGACCATCATGAATGGAGGAGACTTGAG GTATCACATCTATAATGTGGATGAGAATAACCCTGGCTTCTCTGAGTCACGGGCGTGTTATTATGCTGCTCAGATCATTCAAGGCATGGAGCATCTACACCAGAAGAGAATCATTTACAGAGACCTCAAACCAGAGAATGTTCTTCTAGATAATGAAG GTAACGTGCGAATCTCTGATCTTGGTTTGGCTGTTGAACTGCCTGATGATCAGGATAAAACCAAAGGATATGCTGGAACTCCAG GGTTTATGGCCCCAGAGCTGCTGAAAGGTGATGAATATGATTATTCTGTAGATTATTTCACTCTGGGAGTGACACTGTACGAGTTCATTGCGGCTAAAGGACCCTTCAGAACACGAGGAGAGAAG TTGGAGAATAAAGAGGTGAAGAAACGAATCCTAAATGACCCTGTGACCTACCCAGAGAAGTTCAGTGAGAACGCCAGGTCCATCTGTGAGGGTTTGCTGGCAAAAGAGGTGGAGCAGAGACTAGGCTTCAAGAATGGCTCCTGTGAAGAGCTGCGAGCACATCCGTTCTTCAGCGATATTAACTGGAGGAAACTCAACACAG GAATTCTGCCGCCTCCTTTTATACCAGATTCTAAGACAGTTTATGCCAAAGATCTGGATGATGTGGGGGCTTTTTCCACGGTGAAGGGGGTCGGTCTGGAAGATGATGATAGGAAGTTCTTTGATGAGTTTGCATCAGGAAACATCTCCATACCCTGGCAGGAGGAGATGATTGAGACGGGCATCTATGGCGAGCTGAACATGTGGGGTCCGGGGGGCACCATACCCAATGACCTGCGCCGTGAGTCCATTCTAGAGCAGCCCCCCAAATCCTCAACATGCACTGTTTCATAA